CGCGGCCTCATTGTGGTTTTGGATCCTCCACCGCAAGCACAGGCATCTTCTCCCTTTGCACCCAACTGGGTTTATCATAGCTTGGGTAACTCAACTGTTAGCAAGGCGTTGGAGAGTGTGGATTGGAGTCGTGGAGAAAAAGGtgagtttagagagagaagctGTTCAGGTTTAGACTTTAAGGGAGAAGTGTTGATTTTAGGGAAATTAATGTGGGGGCAAGTGGCTCATTTATTTTTGGACAGAATATTGATGAGGTGGCATTTGTGTTTTTTTCACCCTGATATCTTATATAGatctatggtttaaaaaatgtgtaacttaaACCTCTCTTTTCCAGGAGCTATGATACTAGTAACCATAATTCAGAAAGTCCAAATCATAgagaataattttaatataaggCCTGATAATCTCATAATGAAACTCAGCCTCCACTTTGCCTTCACACAATTATGTCgaggaatttttttattgaagctATTTGTATTGCTAATTGGAACTAATTTAGTGCCATAACTGTCCCCTGCTTaagaagacatttttttttggttgagtagAAACGATAGTCTTTATTAATTAAGGAACAAAATATACAATGGGGAAGAGAACGAGGGACATATGACCCCCAATTTCTCTTTTGCATCACTAGCAAACACTAGCGTAGCATGATTACATTGttaacaaagaaagaaaaagaaaacaacgagacaaaaaattcaaaatctaacTACTAAAAGAAAAGCAATTCTTCACTTGGATGTCCAAAAAACCTGAAAACTGCCAAACGACACCTTTCTGATATACATGGACATcaaaatgatgattttttttttcatctaaggATTGCCTTCATGCCCGGCATGATTGCCCTGCAACCTTCATCAATCCCATTGTTGACCAAACACCTTGCTCATtcttagacatggcaaaacgggtcagaattttctgacccgacccgacccgacccgaaaaatactcgacccgaacccgatttttttgacccgaagcaaaaacgggttgacccgtgacccgacccgtgttttgtgcgggtcaacccgacccgacccgcgacccgacccgaacccgaactatttttttaaaacttttttttttgggtaaaaaaaatagtgaaattaagacaatattggtttaattgtttattgtgagttttaaggaaacaattgatacattttgaTACATTTatataactgcatgcaaattaattgaaaaataaatggttgagcattctgtaataagtaaagatttttagatatcaaatagcaaagtacatgctaagataatctggttacagtaaagttaaaaacagatttaaaattgcagatatgtgtgagacacattcacaagtgtgaaaatagtaaagccaaagtatcaaattagcataaattatgaatgcttagatctattttttaacaatttatgttcaaaataaatggcttttcaaaataaattatgatatttcctagagtgtgttctgcttaacaatgatatgatcttcataaaagagactaggtataaataagtaagcaatcaaactttaatgtatatctcaaattgaaatagagtgtcaaccacaattgataatagattttaaaattgtaactttcttatatgttttaattctttatcaaatgagttatccaataagtcatttgtaatttttttttttttgaatgttgatattgtgtaaaaataaaacttgtatatttgttttacttatctttgtgttgttttgttttagatgacaatgttaggatttgtataattttaaaattattgaataaatattaataagtttaactgagtttattttttatataagtagtgaattcaaaataatgcattttacatcaagtaatatgttgcataactatccaaatggcaaatacatattgttttctttataaaaaaaataaaaaataaaaaataaaaaatttcatgtgaaaaatacgggtcaacccgacccgacccgcaacccgattgacccgaacccgatttcaacccacttaaaatgacccgtttttgacccgtgacccgtttgacccgtgacccgattgacccgacccgaacccgacccgacccgcccgttttgccaagTCTACTCATTCTccacaattttttgtttcttttctcccttaacATCCGTACCCTCCCTAATCAATTTTTCTGTTTGCTTTCTTTTGTACCCAGGTTCCACATCTACAACAGAAGACTTAATAGGGTTTCCATTTGTAGACTCCTTAACAGACTCCACTTTGTTTGGGCTATGCAAAGATTGACTCCTACTTTTATCTTCATGACCACTTTTTTTAGGCCGGCCCTTACTATTATTCCTGTTTCCATGCACGTTACCATATCCAACTTTAAAACCAATTTCTAATCCCTCAAAACCCGATTTTTGCTCAACTTGTTTTCCCATCAAGCTACAATTGAAGGTAACAGTATCCTCATCCATGACTACCACCTCAATCAAGTCAGAGGAAATCGTGCTAGAATCTGGCACACTGACAGTTGGATTTGCttttgagaatgaaaaatttgaaCTGGTTTGGATGGCAAGATTAATCTTCGAAATCAGCTCCTCAAAAACAGGAACGTGATTCTTCACAGTCATGATTGAATCCTTCTCAACTGTTACAGCACCCTCTGACGGAGCACCGTCGACTATACCACCTTCAGGTAGACTGTCCGACTGCACTGAAAACCTCCGGCTACTTTCACTTCCAATTTTTGGAGCGCCCTACTCATTAACCCTCCATTGTGAAGAAACCCGATCACCCTGATCAGCTTGAACATCATCATTCCGCCGTCCTAGGCTACGTCTTGCTTTGTTTGCATTCCCATGATTTCTACGATACCCCGCCTTCAACCACTCCCCATAAGGAAGACACCCCTGTTTTCGGTCTCTAGGAACATAGCACTCCTTTACCTCATGACCAATCCAACCACATTGATAGCAAAGCCCAACTAAACGTTCATACTTGAAACCAATGCAAACCTTATCTCCTTCAGGACTGACGACAACTCCTCCTTGGCGTAATGGTTTATCCAATGGCAACTCCACCCTTACTCTGATAAAGCGAGCTTGGTCAGACGAAAATGCCTTCAAATCAACTTCCAGTACTTCTCCCGAACCACTGCCAATATCCCTGCCCACCTCTTCCAATAACAGATCAAAAGGTAAACCCCACACCTGAACCCACATCGGCATTGAAGAGAATCTAACCGATGTTGCTGTCATACCTCGCTCCCATCTTCGTAATGCCAAATGGTGGTCCTCCAAAACTCCATGGACCATTTGCTAGCACCCATTTCAACTGACTCTCCATTGTAAACTTGAGTTGAAAAAGATCATCCCCCACATCAACAATGCGTAAATCCGAGCCCATCCTCCACACAAATCGTAGCATACTCTTGGCTGCACGCTGATTTAAAACTCATGTTGTGAGAAACCTCCCCAACAAACTGAGGGAACACTCTTCTAGCATCCTTTCCCTCTGTGAGACCCCAACCTTAATGACTTCTCCCTCATCCTTTATCAAAGTTATACTTTGCAACTTGTCCATAAAATCCGAATCCATCATGAGAATAGGAAAAACTCTAAATAGACTTTActgaaactcttaaaaaaattgaaggcaAACATTGAGAATTAACTAATCCTCACCCAGAATGTGAGAAGAAAAGTCTCTCCCTAGAGAGAAAAATACTCACCTATCGTGAGAAGAAAAATCCTTTTCTTCGATATTGTTCACTTAAGAAGACAGGTTGAGGAGTCACCCAAGTAAATGACCTATTCTTATGATTGCCATTTACATTACCACCTCGGTAGATTGaggacgtttttttttttttggtacgtcattaaaattcacatttagGCTGATTTGAATTGACAGTTACACACATAACTAACACTAACATTTTAGTAGCCTACTCGAGTTCCAAGTAACTTTAGGCTTGATTTGATATCATCATTGCAAAATGAAATGGGTTTATTATTTGTGAAAATGTATTAGTTTCTATCACTATGGCTTCGACGTTGGGTCCAGAATTCTCCTTAACatgtaaaaaactaaaaattagcaACTTCTGATCACCTTCTATTCCTTCATAGATTTATGGGGACTAGAGggccctaatttttttttaaaataatttctgtcacattatttaattttcaatctaATTGCATTACAAGTTGACAAATAAACATATTAGAGATCTACATGTTCCCTTGATTCAAATCCTGGTTGTATTTCTAATATTCTAATGCCTACTCGTGTCTCTTCCCCAATTCCCCCTATTCCACAGACACCCCATTAAACCAAAAGtacaaaattgaataaattataTTTGGAATCAAACAAAGGGAAATTTCCATCGAACCACACTAGTATGGGATCAGCTTTTAATGCAAACCGCCCTATATATAGCACCTAAATCCAATGTCTACCTTCATACCCTCAAAGAGAAAAAGCATCTCTAATAACCCCCCAATCCCATATACTAAAAATGGCTCAATTTCTATTGCTTTACTTGATTTTAACAGAAGCTTTGTTTGTTCTAGCCTTGGCCAGTGAAAAGACTCAGACTATGGTCCAGCCTAATGGATCACCAACCTTAAATCCACCGTCTCCAAGTCCATCCAATGGTGAAAATTTGTATAATACAGAAGCACCCAGAACTAGAAAACTTGGAAAGCACCATCCTAAAATGTTGAAGTCATATGGTGAACATGttttcagcccaagcccatCAGACGCACCTCAAACAGTTGAGAAAATGCACTCTACAGAAGAATCCAGTTCTTCGATtcaaacaagtccaattgatcCAAACAATCAAGAAAATGTGAGTGATCAAGAGCAGGGGATCCTCCCAAGAAAGCAGCATCACTCTGTGGATAAGTCAATTGCTGGAGGTGGTGTAATACTAGGGGGGCTAGCCACAACTTTCTTAGTGGCAGTTTTTTGTTACATAAGAGCTACTGGAAGACACAAGGACAAGGCAGTAGCAGAGACTGTTGCTTAAATTACCAGTAATATATTGACTATTGTATACATATCACATATTGGTCTTGTTAGAAGTTACCCTCTTTTGATCAAAACTGTAAAGAAATCTATATATAGTACATGATTTTCAAGCTACATTAGTGAAgattgaatgatttttttttctttttctttttaattgacTCCTTAACTTTGATGAAATCATTAAATTAACTAGGTGCAGGCTTTGCTCTAGTCACCATGTTAACGTGCATTGCACTTTTCAATATAAACCATTTTTAATATAACCCATTTCAAGTTATTTCACCTCGTTTTGAGCCCTTTTGAGCACGATCAAGGGAGTAAGGGAccaatattttttagttttccaaTATCTTTTGGGGGTGGTGGAGTTCAAAATCCAATGTTCAAGAAAATGTTGTATTAAAAACTTAGCTAAACCTTGGGTTCATGCTATTGAAAGATTTGAGTAAGTGAAAGTAAATCTAGTATTAGGAGAAAATCTACACTCTCACAtcacttgttttgtttttgagttgtgGTGAGTCTTGATATTGTTGGACCAATAAAAGAACTTTTAAGTAAACTTTGGCCCAGGATTTATAATAACATAAACATAACAAATCCGAAGCTAATGAGCCCCCCCTCGGGGCTCTGGCCCTTTCTTTATATCTCTGAAATCCACCAAAATGGGCTTGAGGTTGGTCTTGGGCTTTTAACTGGCCAAACACAGCTGCGAAAATAAGCGAGACCGATTTGTCTTGCAACACAAGATATGTATAAACTTTTTAGAGTCTCTAGATTGAACCGCGAAACATCACCTTTTTATTATCgttctctttcttcctcaaaaGTAAAACTTCTCTTGTTGGTAACTGGTATCTAGTAGCACTAACTAAactcctctcaaaaaaaaaaaaaaaaaagtgttgtatAACATGGCGACTGACAAGACGGTGATGGCGGTGATCAGAGCAGCGAGACCCTCGTTCCGCAACATCTACGACAAGATTGCCTTTGCCGTACACGCCACCTTCCTCGCCTCCGGCCATGTTCTCGTCGCCACCGGTCCCCCTGCCTTCTCCGACAACGCCCTCTCCTCTACCTCCACAGGTACACACACTCCCTCTCTCTcgattttttcttctaaattataggtttgaattattaaagaaaagcaaaacgACTAGTCGTTTGGGGTTTGTGTGTGCGCAGAGGAGGTGGGTATCGAGGAGTGGAACGAGCAAGAAGACGAGTACGCGTTCGTGTacataaacccagaaaaggATTGGAAGAAAGTGCTGGTCAAGTGCCTTGTCATCAACGACAAGTTTCTCGTTGATGCTCTCCCCGAGGGGGCTCCCGAGCCTCTACATCTTGAAATTAAGTATGTTTTCTCTGCTTTttcaattgggtttttttttttttttggtaaatattcAATTGCAAATATGGGTTGTTAAATTTCAGTCCTGAGGACTATGTTGGTGGAAATGGGGGTACCAATTATTCTACGCAATATAAGAATCTGGAGGGTCTCGTGAAGACTCTTGATACTCAACTTCTGTCTAAATTGTATGCTTCTCCACAACCTCCTCCAAGGTATTTGATCTTAATCTTTCTCAGAGATTATCTGTACATTAATGTAATGTTAGATTCATATGAGCATTTGAGGCACTTCCTGATTTGAACAttgtttatttgcttatttatgtgttttttctaaaatgaattaGTCATTGATTCATATATAATTGCTTTGTTGAAGAATAAACAAACACTTTATGTTCACGATGATGGATACAAAGGGTCTTGAAAAATTACATAGCAAAGCTAAGAGAATCATGAAATTCTGAAACATAGGTACAATGATTAAACTTCCAAACCCGAGACCACTCAAACAGGTTGCGAATCAATAATGATTTCAACTGTTTTTGGGATCTTTCAACATACTGGAATGTGCGAGAATCGCGCTCCTTCTATGCTAACCACATTAAACAAGATGACACTAAATTCTAGACATCTGAGGAGTTGCTTGTCAAACCAATTCCTTCACCCAAATGATAAGGATGAAATCGTCATTGGCATTACCCAGTGAACTTCAAACATAGAGAAAACTTCACGCCACAAGGCATAAGTAAAATCATAGTGAAGCAATAAATGACGCACTATTTCCCCACTATACTTACACAAACAACACCAACCCACTAAAGAGATGCCCTTCTTATTGAAAATTATCAATGGTAAGGATTTCATCCCAAGTGGAAGTCtacattaaaaaagaaaccctCTTTGGAGTTAACATGCCATATGCTCTTCGAAGGAAAGGGAATACCACCTGTACAACAAATAGCCTTATAGAACGAGTGCACATCAAAGGTACCATTCGCATTTAAAGACCGTCTCATCCTATCTCCCCCCTCCTCATTAGGTACCAGAGAGTAAATATGGGTAAAT
The sequence above is drawn from the Quercus robur chromosome 7, dhQueRobu3.1, whole genome shotgun sequence genome and encodes:
- the LOC126692681 gene encoding probable proteasome inhibitor, translated to MATDKTVMAVIRAARPSFRNIYDKIAFAVHATFLASGHVLVATGPPAFSDNALSSTSTEEVGIEEWNEQEDEYAFVYINPEKDWKKVLVKCLVINDKFLVDALPEGAPEPLHLEINPEDYVGGNGGTNYSTQYKNLEGLVKTLDTQLLSKLYASPQPPPSSETSETSSRNVNIEVPIGRPSSPQTHPSGIIYPPVYPSGVSDIFPSPGAGMYPTRPGFGTGGGSMYLGPNDPRWRGMVGDPVFPGGIGGDPGFPGGLPGVPPGARFDPYGPPGVPGFEPNRFTRDPRRPGRGTHPDLEHFGGGSDFI
- the LOC126690862 gene encoding uncharacterized protein LOC126690862, producing the protein MAQFLLLYLILTEALFVLALASEKTQTMVQPNGSPTLNPPSPSPSNGENLYNTEAPRTRKLGKHHPKMLKSYGEHVFSPSPSDAPQTVEKMHSTEESSSSIQTSPIDPNNQENVSDQEQGILPRKQHHSVDKSIAGGGVILGGLATTFLVAVFCYIRATGRHKDKAVAETVA